The Bacillota bacterium genome includes the window TGCGGCAGAGAGCCTCCCGCCCCTGTCCACCGTCTCCGTGCGGCGCCACGAGATGGGGGATACGGCTGCCCGGCTGCTCTTCGAATCGCTTGATGGCGGCCGTGGGTATCCGGTGAGGATCGTGTTGCCAACGGTCCTGGTGCAGCGAGCGTCTACCGTCGCGGTGCCAGCAGTGAAGGGGGCTGCGACGCCGGGGGTTGTCAGGAAGCCATGACGGCCCCCGTCTTCCGGTGGGCAGCCATGCTTCCGCCCTGGCTACCGGTGGCCGCCGGAGCCCGGGCGACAGCGAAAGCGAAGCTGCTGCCCGGCCTCTGGCGGCCTTCGTGTGACATCCGTCACGTGGGATTCGTCAGCTCTCCCGCAGCCACACGAGCATTTCCCCGGGTTTGCGATTGCCCCAGGTGGCGTAAGGGACCGCGGTCACGTCGACCGGTCGTGCCCTGGTGTGGCCCACGGGGCGGTACAGCTCGCCTTCCCACGAGGACTCGTCGACGCGCATACCTGAGCCCGTGACTACGACTACCCCGCCAAGAAAGTCTGGCTCCCAGTGGGCCTCGAGCGCGCTGTCCCGTGGCAGGACAATCGCGGGCAGATTCGGGCCGTTGTCCACCTCTTCCAGGCAGTAGACGATGGGGCCGCGCTGAATGGCGATCTTGCCGGCGTCCGCACGCACCTGCGGGTGTGCCTCGATCCGTTCGACGGGCATGGGCAGTTGCAGCTCGACGACGTCGCCTTCTCGCCAGGTCCGGGTGAGGTAGGCATACCCGCGGTCGATGACCCCGTCAAGGGATACGCCCTGACCGTTAACGCTGAGCAGGGGGCTCCTCGCCCAGCCGGGTATGCGCAGGGCCAGTGTGAATTCCCTGCGAACGCGCGGGTGCACCGTGACCCGAATCGCTCCGTCCCACGGATAGAGCGTCTCCTGGGCGAGGCGCACGGGGGTCCCGCCGACTTCCAGTTGCGCCTCGCCTGCGGCGTAGAGGTGGAAGTAGACACCGGAGTCGTCGGTCGAGTACATGTACTGACCAACGGAGGCAATAAGGCGCGCCAGGTTGGGCGGGCAACAGGCACAGTCGAACCACCCTTGCCGTACTGGCAGGACGTGGCGCGTGTCGTACCGCCGCAGCGAGGCCTCGGGCCATACCTCCAGCGGGTTGACGTAGAAAAACTTGGTCCCGTCGAGCGAGATCCCGCTCAGCACGCTGTTGTACAGCGCTCGCTCCATCATGTCGGTGTACTGCCGGTCCACGTCGACCTGTACCATCCGGTGCGCCGCAAAGACCAGCGCGATGCTGGCGCACGTCTCGCTGTAGGCCCGGTCGTTGGGAAGGTCGTAGTCGAACGTGAAGCGCTCTCCTGAGGCAGAAGACCCGACCCCACCGGTCACGTACATGCGTTGCCCCGTGGCATTGGCGAACAGGCGCCGGCATACCTCGAGAAGCTCCCGATCCGCCGTCTCGGTGGCGACGTCGATGGCGCCGCTCAGGAGGTACAACGCCCTGACGGCGTGCCCATCCAGCTTCGTCTGCTGTCGGAACGGCATGTGAGCCTGGCTGTACGAATAGTCGAACCGGCGCCGCTCTGGCGGCTCACCTCTCGCATCCGCTTCGATGTCGTACCAGTGCGGCTGTTGGCCCCGTTCCTCGATGAAGTAACGGCTGAGCTCGAGGTAGCGCCGCTCTCCGGTGGCGCGGTAGAGCTTGACCAGTGCGAGCTCCGCTTCCGGGTGCCCCGGGTAGCCGCGCTTTTGCCCCGGGCCGCGGCCGAAGACCGACGCGATGTGGTCGGCCAGGCGACAGGCGACGTCGAGGAGGCGGCGGTCGCCGGTTGCCTGGAAGTGCGCAACAGCGGCCTCGATCATGTGGCCGGCGCAGTAGAGCTCGTGCCGTTCCCGCACGTTGGTCCATCGCTTGCCTGGCTCCGCAATGGTGAAGTAGGTGTTGAGGTATCCGTCGGGCTGTTGGGCGCGTGCGATGAGGTCGACGACCACGCTGGCCGCCTGCTCGAGTTCGGGATCGCGCCCGGCCGCCAGGAAGTACGCAGCGGCCTCCAGCCACTTGTAGACATCGCTGTCCTGGAAAACCATCCCATAAAACGTTCCGTCCTGATCGCCCGCCGCGATCCGGAAGTTGGCCACGGCGTGGCTGCGGGGAACACCCGGTACCCGATCATTGAGCGCTTCCCACTGGTAACGTAAGCCTACCTCTCGCATGGTCCGCATGCGTGACGCCCACACCGGGTCGCGAAGCGTGACCTTGTGCCATGGCGCTGGCGTGGTTGTGTGCACAGGTGTCCCTCCGTCTCGTCGCAAGGACCGGCTAGTACATGTAATATCACTGCGGCCTGGTCTTGGCAAGAGATTCCCGGTGCGCCCGATGGGCCCCTCTCGGGGTTGCGGGAACCGCTCAGCCATCGGCCCGGGTGCTCAGGCTGGAGTCCATGCGGAGCTCCTGCGAACGCCGTGCGCCGCGTGGCCGCGGAAGGACGCGTCAGGCCAGGGCAACTGCTGCACCCGTTGAAGGCTGTGCGGCAACCCTTGCGTTTGGGTCCCGCCATCGCGCATCCGGTGCTCGAGCGCGCCGCACGGAAGGAACGCGGTAGCGCGCGTCGAATATACCGGTAGCAACCGGTAAGGTCCTGGGGTTTGGTTACGCAGGGTGAAAGCGAATACCACCGGACGATGTCCGGGCCGGCCAGCGGGTGGCTTCCATGTCCGTA containing:
- a CDS encoding beta-L-arabinofuranosidase domain-containing protein, coding for MHTTTPAPWHKVTLRDPVWASRMRTMREVGLRYQWEALNDRVPGVPRSHAVANFRIAAGDQDGTFYGMVFQDSDVYKWLEAAAYFLAAGRDPELEQAASVVVDLIARAQQPDGYLNTYFTIAEPGKRWTNVRERHELYCAGHMIEAAVAHFQATGDRRLLDVACRLADHIASVFGRGPGQKRGYPGHPEAELALVKLYRATGERRYLELSRYFIEERGQQPHWYDIEADARGEPPERRRFDYSYSQAHMPFRQQTKLDGHAVRALYLLSGAIDVATETADRELLEVCRRLFANATGQRMYVTGGVGSSASGERFTFDYDLPNDRAYSETCASIALVFAAHRMVQVDVDRQYTDMMERALYNSVLSGISLDGTKFFYVNPLEVWPEASLRRYDTRHVLPVRQGWFDCACCPPNLARLIASVGQYMYSTDDSGVYFHLYAAGEAQLEVGGTPVRLAQETLYPWDGAIRVTVHPRVRREFTLALRIPGWARSPLLSVNGQGVSLDGVIDRGYAYLTRTWREGDVVELQLPMPVERIEAHPQVRADAGKIAIQRGPIVYCLEEVDNGPNLPAIVLPRDSALEAHWEPDFLGGVVVVTGSGMRVDESSWEGELYRPVGHTRARPVDVTAVPYATWGNRKPGEMLVWLRES